In Limisphaerales bacterium, the following proteins share a genomic window:
- a CDS encoding sulfatase, which produces MRSAFYFLSVFLCVLCGSTNTQAAERPNILFAIADDWGFGDASAYGSQWVKTPAFDRVAREGILFTRAYTPNAKCAPSRATILTGRYSWQLEEAANHMNVFPAKFGSFVEVLAANGYTTACTGKGWGPGIANDVNGKRRLITGTPINKRFAKPPAKAMSNRDYAGNFEEFLKTAAKGKPWCFWFGTHEPHRAYEKGVGLRMGKKLSDIDHVPAFWPDNAETRGDMLDYAIEVEHYDRHLGRILAALEKAGQLDNTLIVATSDHGMPFPRCKGQAYDYSNHIPLAIRWPKGIQGRNRTVVDFVNFTDLAPTFLQAAGVNKIAPLMQPMSGRSLFDIFASPKSGQVIASRDHVVLGKERHDVGRPNNQGYPIRGIRKGDHLYLHNFEPNRWPVGNPETGYLNTDASPIKTLLLNQRREGNYKYWQLNFGKRPAEELFNVKTDRDCVKDLADSKPQAALKASLKKQLFAELKKQGDPRMFGRGDVFEKYGFAFDMWDQFYEKYQRGEKIRTGWVLPSDYEKEKLD; this is translated from the coding sequence ATGCGATCCGCGTTTTATTTTCTCTCGGTGTTCCTCTGTGTCCTCTGTGGTTCCACGAATACCCAAGCTGCAGAGCGCCCCAATATCCTCTTTGCCATTGCCGATGACTGGGGGTTTGGCGATGCCAGCGCGTACGGCTCCCAATGGGTGAAGACGCCGGCGTTTGATCGCGTGGCGCGGGAGGGCATTTTGTTTACGCGCGCGTACACGCCCAACGCCAAGTGCGCGCCGTCCCGGGCGACCATTCTTACGGGGCGTTACTCGTGGCAGTTGGAAGAGGCGGCCAATCATATGAATGTGTTCCCGGCCAAGTTTGGCAGCTTCGTGGAGGTGCTGGCGGCCAATGGCTACACGACGGCTTGCACGGGCAAGGGTTGGGGGCCCGGCATTGCCAATGATGTAAATGGCAAACGGCGGTTGATCACCGGCACGCCCATCAACAAGCGATTTGCCAAACCGCCGGCCAAGGCGATGAGCAATCGCGATTACGCGGGCAACTTCGAGGAGTTTCTAAAGACCGCGGCCAAGGGCAAGCCGTGGTGTTTTTGGTTCGGCACGCACGAGCCGCATCGCGCTTACGAGAAAGGCGTGGGACTGCGCATGGGCAAGAAGCTTTCGGACATCGATCACGTGCCCGCGTTTTGGCCGGACAACGCCGAGACGCGCGGCGACATGCTCGATTACGCCATTGAGGTGGAGCACTACGATCGGCACCTCGGCCGCATCCTCGCCGCGCTCGAGAAGGCCGGCCAACTGGACAACACGCTGATCGTCGCCACCAGCGATCACGGCATGCCGTTTCCGCGTTGCAAAGGGCAGGCGTATGATTACTCGAACCACATCCCGCTCGCCATCCGTTGGCCGAAAGGCATTCAGGGCCGCAATCGCACGGTGGTTGATTTTGTCAACTTCACCGATCTGGCGCCGACCTTTTTGCAGGCGGCCGGCGTGAACAAGATCGCGCCTCTCATGCAGCCGATGAGCGGCCGGAGTTTGTTTGATATTTTTGCTTCGCCGAAATCCGGTCAAGTGATTGCCTCGCGCGATCACGTGGTGCTGGGCAAGGAACGCCACGATGTCGGTCGACCGAACAATCAAGGCTACCCCATCCGCGGCATCCGCAAGGGTGATCATCTGTACCTGCACAACTTCGAGCCCAACCGCTGGCCTGTGGGCAATCCGGAGACCGGTTATCTGAACACCGACGCCAGTCCGATCAAAACGCTGTTGCTCAACCAACGCCGTGAAGGGAACTACAAATATTGGCAGCTTAACTTTGGTAAACGTCCGGCGGAAGAATTGTTTAACGTGAAGACCGATCGCGATTGCGTGAAGGATCTGGCGGACTCCAAGCCGCAGGCCGCGCTCAAGGCGTCGTTGAAAAAACAACTCTTTGCCGAGCTTAAAAAACAGGGGGACCCGCGGATGTTCGGCCGGGGTGATGTGTTTGAGAAATACGGGTTTGCCTTTGATATGTGGGATCAATTCTACGAAAAATATCAACGCGGCGAAAAGATCCGTACCGGCTGGGTGTTGCCCAGTGATTACGAAAAAGAGAAACTGGACTAG
- a CDS encoding c-type cytochrome: MKIIRSLMIPVLLGSAPLAAVADDAVKALLPVFGKPLTAAKLPKDAVARAQVELGRTLYHENRLSRDNSISCNSCHSTTGFGVDGEKFSLGFDNHRTGRNSPTSFNAFMHLAQFWDGRAPTVEEQAKGPILAGGEMAMPSAEAVVAKLGKIDGYEALFQKAFPKSKPAITYDNVGNAIGAYERLFVTPGRFDQLLAGQAKALKEPELRGLKKFVSIGCVACHTGNLLGGNAYQKLGVQKPWPNQKDQGRFDLTKKKADKMFFKVPSLRNIAKTGPYFHDGSSDKLEDAVQRMAAHQLGKDLSKEDRADIVAFLRSLTGKLPKNIAAPPKAFPGK, translated from the coding sequence ATGAAGATCATTCGTTCCCTGATGATTCCCGTGTTGCTTGGCAGCGCCCCGTTGGCCGCGGTGGCGGATGACGCTGTGAAGGCGTTGTTGCCGGTGTTTGGTAAACCTCTGACGGCAGCCAAGCTGCCGAAAGATGCGGTGGCGCGTGCGCAGGTGGAGCTGGGCCGCACGTTGTATCATGAGAACCGGTTGAGCCGGGATAATTCCATCTCCTGCAATTCCTGCCACAGCACGACGGGCTTTGGCGTGGATGGCGAGAAATTTTCGCTGGGCTTTGATAACCATCGCACGGGTCGAAATTCGCCCACGAGCTTCAATGCCTTCATGCACCTCGCGCAGTTTTGGGATGGCCGCGCGCCGACGGTGGAGGAGCAGGCGAAGGGGCCGATCCTGGCCGGCGGCGAAATGGCGATGCCTTCGGCTGAGGCCGTAGTGGCCAAGCTCGGCAAGATCGATGGCTACGAAGCGCTGTTTCAAAAGGCGTTTCCCAAAAGCAAACCGGCCATCACCTACGACAACGTCGGCAACGCGATCGGCGCCTACGAGCGCCTCTTTGTGACGCCCGGGCGGTTCGATCAATTACTGGCCGGTCAGGCCAAGGCGTTGAAAGAGCCGGAATTGCGCGGGCTGAAGAAGTTTGTATCGATCGGTTGTGTGGCCTGTCACACGGGCAATTTGCTCGGCGGCAATGCCTACCAAAAGCTCGGCGTGCAGAAGCCGTGGCCCAACCAAAAAGATCAGGGCCGATTTGATCTGACCAAAAAGAAGGCCGACAAAATGTTTTTCAAAGTGCCGAGCCTGCGGAACATCGCCAAGACCGGCCCGTACTTCCATGATGGTTCGTCGGACAAGCTGGAGGACGCCGTGCAGCGCATGGCCGCGCATCAGTTAGGCAAGGACTTGTCCAAGGAAGATCGCGCGGACATCGTCGCCTTCCTGCGCTCGCTCACTGGCAAGCTGCCGAAAAACATCGCTGCGCCCCCCAAAGCATTTCCGGGGAAATAG
- a CDS encoding amino acid permease codes for MAAEPQLQRVIGLPGAVLLGLGSIIGTGVFVSLGIGAGMAGAAVLPAIALAGLVAMCNGLSSAQLAANHPVSGGTYEYGHRWLNPSLGFVAGWMFLSAKSASAATAALGFALYLAPDHQMAVALGTVALTTGVTLTGMQRSNTVNALIVGAVLLALFAFVALGAPAIRAHPERWQTALQLDQLDQLLPAAALMFVAFTGYGRIATLGEEVTEPRRTIPRAVITTLALSMLLYIGVAWVSLANAGNEFVSLANIAESIAGSALGKVMLVAAAIAMVSVLLNLVLGLSRVVLAMGRRGDLPKATAHIHDTSRVPTVATAVVGGLIAALVCLGDLKLTWTFSAFTVLVYYALTNLCALRLKPEERLYPTWTAYAGLIGCGSLAFFVNWKVMLAGLALTAIGLIWKMLFNRAPSIDR; via the coding sequence ATGGCCGCCGAACCTCAACTTCAACGCGTGATTGGCCTGCCGGGCGCGGTGTTGCTGGGGCTGGGCTCGATCATCGGCACGGGCGTGTTTGTGAGCCTCGGTATCGGCGCGGGCATGGCTGGGGCTGCCGTGCTGCCGGCCATTGCACTGGCCGGTCTGGTGGCCATGTGCAACGGCCTCAGCAGCGCGCAACTGGCCGCCAATCATCCGGTCAGCGGCGGCACCTATGAATACGGCCATCGTTGGCTGAATCCATCGCTGGGTTTTGTGGCCGGCTGGATGTTTCTCAGCGCCAAATCCGCCTCCGCCGCCACCGCCGCGCTGGGCTTTGCCCTGTACCTCGCGCCGGATCATCAAATGGCCGTGGCGCTGGGAACCGTGGCGCTCACCACTGGCGTCACCCTCACCGGCATGCAACGCAGCAACACGGTGAACGCCCTCATCGTGGGCGCCGTGCTGCTGGCCTTGTTCGCCTTCGTGGCCCTGGGCGCGCCGGCCATTCGCGCGCATCCTGAGCGCTGGCAAACCGCGCTGCAGCTCGATCAATTGGATCAACTCCTGCCCGCCGCCGCCCTGATGTTTGTGGCGTTCACCGGTTACGGCCGCATTGCGACCTTGGGCGAGGAAGTCACCGAGCCGCGCCGCACCATTCCCCGCGCGGTCATCACGACACTGGCCCTCAGCATGCTGCTCTACATCGGGGTCGCCTGGGTGAGCTTGGCCAATGCCGGAAATGAATTTGTTTCCCTCGCAAACATCGCCGAATCCATTGCCGGCTCCGCGCTCGGCAAGGTGATGCTCGTGGCAGCGGCCATCGCGATGGTGAGTGTACTGCTCAATCTCGTGCTCGGCCTTTCGCGCGTGGTGCTGGCGATGGGGCGGCGTGGGGATTTGCCCAAGGCGACCGCCCACATCCACGACACGTCCCGTGTGCCCACCGTGGCCACGGCAGTTGTGGGCGGGCTGATCGCGGCGCTGGTTTGCCTCGGCGACCTGAAACTTACCTGGACCTTCAGCGCCTTCACCGTGCTGGTGTACTACGCCCTCACCAACCTCTGCGCCCTGCGCCTGAAACCGGAGGAACGCCTGTACCCCACTTGGACTGCCTACGCCGGCCTCATCGGCTGCGGATCGCTGGCGTTCTTCGTGAATTGGAAAGTGATGCTCGCAGGGCTGGCCCTAACCGCGATTGGGCTGATTTGGAAAATGCTCTTCAACCGCGCTCCCTCGATTGATCGGTAG
- a CDS encoding spermine synthase, with the protein MKPRVKLAESTFTGETLSLVEHDGSYSISLDGKELMHSRANESELLLGSLGVARLNDEAGERVLIGGLGLGYTLKSVLDSVGNKPIVEVAEMIPEVIEWNRTYLKNLNGSLLDHSQVEIRRMDVGRLIQEAKPNTYDAILLDVDNGPNAMVSETNASLYSKNGIRSICRALKNSGRLIVWSAGPDHGFEKRLERTGLRVEAVRAKAHAGAKSHSHFLFVADC; encoded by the coding sequence ATGAAACCACGTGTCAAACTGGCTGAGTCAACCTTTACAGGGGAAACATTATCTCTCGTCGAGCACGATGGCTCGTATTCGATCTCTCTGGATGGCAAGGAGTTGATGCATTCTCGGGCCAACGAATCTGAGCTCCTACTCGGCAGCTTGGGTGTCGCTCGATTGAACGATGAGGCGGGCGAGCGGGTCTTGATCGGGGGACTTGGGCTTGGGTATACCCTCAAGAGCGTCCTGGATTCGGTCGGGAATAAACCGATCGTTGAGGTAGCCGAAATGATCCCGGAAGTCATCGAGTGGAATCGAACCTACTTGAAAAACCTAAACGGTTCGCTGCTCGACCATTCACAGGTGGAGATTCGAAGAATGGATGTGGGCCGTCTGATTCAGGAGGCCAAGCCCAATACCTATGACGCCATTTTGCTGGACGTTGATAATGGGCCCAATGCCATGGTGAGTGAGACTAATGCATCTCTCTACTCCAAAAACGGAATCCGATCCATCTGTAGGGCATTGAAGAATAGTGGGCGACTGATCGTGTGGTCGGCTGGGCCGGACCACGGATTTGAGAAGCGTTTGGAGCGAACCGGACTACGGGTAGAAGCCGTCCGCGCCAAAGCCCACGCAGGCGCCAAAAGCCATTCTCATTTTCTCTTTGTGGCTGACTGTTAG
- a CDS encoding DUF1552 domain-containing protein: protein MKHTSRRAFLQGLGGTALALPWLESLGTAAGQQSAQQPDQRAAFFYVPIGVVRRSFFPGEAEQIVPKFGGNKQESFKTANLKVGTHPLQLTATLKPLAKMKNKVTLITGLDRDFQPGTDVHAQCASCFLTSAAPFSVKRSPYPQARTLDHVLAEKLGQHTPFRTLEFSSNSHKDNRESIQFDNISWYDTEHVAPSMRDPRKAYRRLFGTRELQAYRNITDLVLEDARSLKRALGYADQQKFNEYFESIRTIEVQVDRLERMKSELQKVQLDEPVDAHLPRGEYIRLMGDLMVVALQTGLTNVASFMVGPERWDTPYLYESLFDKPRSHHQMSHNQHKFIKDLERVDQFHMQQFAYLLEKMDAIEEANGTSLLDNTLFTYGSGLGDGATHQYSALPIIVAGSAGGRLKTGAHLNLSETTGPVAKVNGNYVNPKQGLPLANLWLTQMQAFGLKQDRFADSSGRLKSLLA, encoded by the coding sequence ATGAAGCACACGTCGCGACGCGCATTTTTGCAGGGGCTGGGCGGGACCGCTCTGGCCCTGCCGTGGCTGGAGAGCCTCGGGACGGCGGCGGGGCAGCAGTCGGCCCAACAACCCGATCAACGCGCGGCATTTTTTTATGTGCCCATCGGCGTGGTGCGGCGTTCGTTTTTCCCGGGGGAAGCGGAGCAGATTGTCCCCAAGTTTGGCGGCAATAAACAGGAGTCCTTCAAGACTGCGAACCTGAAGGTGGGCACGCATCCGCTGCAACTGACGGCCACGCTGAAGCCGTTGGCTAAGATGAAGAACAAGGTCACACTGATCACCGGGCTGGACCGCGATTTTCAGCCGGGCACCGATGTGCACGCGCAATGTGCCTCCTGCTTCCTGACCAGCGCGGCGCCCTTCAGCGTCAAGCGCTCGCCCTATCCGCAGGCGCGCACGCTGGATCATGTGCTCGCTGAAAAGCTGGGTCAACACACGCCGTTCCGCACGCTGGAATTCAGCAGCAACAGCCACAAGGACAACCGCGAGTCGATCCAGTTCGACAACATTTCCTGGTACGACACCGAGCACGTGGCCCCGAGTATGCGCGATCCACGCAAGGCGTATCGCCGTCTATTCGGGACACGCGAACTGCAGGCCTACCGCAACATCACCGACCTCGTGCTGGAGGATGCGCGCTCGCTCAAGCGCGCGCTCGGCTATGCGGACCAGCAGAAGTTCAATGAATATTTCGAGTCCATCCGCACCATCGAGGTGCAGGTGGACCGGCTGGAGCGCATGAAATCCGAGTTGCAGAAAGTGCAGCTCGATGAGCCGGTCGATGCGCATTTGCCGCGTGGCGAATACATCCGCCTGATGGGTGATCTGATGGTGGTGGCGCTGCAAACCGGCCTCACCAATGTAGCCAGTTTCATGGTCGGCCCCGAACGCTGGGACACGCCGTATCTGTACGAGAGCCTGTTCGACAAACCGCGCAGCCACCACCAGATGTCGCACAACCAGCACAAGTTCATCAAGGACCTGGAACGGGTGGACCAGTTCCATATGCAGCAGTTTGCCTATCTGCTGGAAAAGATGGATGCCATCGAGGAAGCCAATGGCACCTCGCTGCTGGACAACACGCTCTTCACCTACGGCTCCGGTCTGGGCGACGGTGCCACGCACCAGTACAGCGCGTTGCCCATCATTGTGGCCGGCAGCGCCGGCGGCCGCCTCAAGACCGGCGCGCACCTCAACCTTTCCGAGACCACCGGCCCCGTCGCCAAGGTGAACGGCAACTACGTGAACCCCAAGCAAGGCCTGCCGCTCGCCAATCTCTGGCTCACTCAAATGCAGGCCTTCGGCCTGAAACAAGACCGTTTCGCCGACAGCTCAGGTAGGTTGAAGTCGCTGCTGGCGTAG